The following coding sequences lie in one Palaemon carinicauda isolate YSFRI2023 chromosome 7, ASM3689809v2, whole genome shotgun sequence genomic window:
- the LOC137644251 gene encoding uncharacterized protein — MSFTFVLSSVGDTLLVMMSLLASSSRHCVASSAEFLERIKDVRGEGVITSIYVESLFTNVPVDETIDLIADRVYRDEATLELNIPEQALRTLLAICTKRTPFTTHRGHVYLQKNAVAMVSSLGVLFANFYMGVVEERVFSQLECPLAYFRYIDDTFVKATSTQAFENLRRTFEDNSILHFTLENSVDNRSDSARQGSDSTRDRSDSASQGSDNPTNGSRDIKLYYKGLIHA, encoded by the exons atgagtttcactttcgtgctctcatcagtaggtgacacgttgttagtgatgatgtctttattGGCATCCTCAtcccgccactgtgtggcctcctctgccgaattcctagagaggatcaaggatgtccgcggcgagggggtcataaCATCGATATATGttgaatctttgttcactaatgtccctgttgacgaaaccatcgaccttatcgccgatagagtctacagggacgaggcGACTCTCgaattgaatatcccagagcaagctcttcggaccctccttgccatctgcactaagaggaccccctttactactcaccgtgGGCACGTGTACTTGCAAAAGAATGCCGTGGCAATGGTCTCGTCCTTGggtgtactctttgctaacttctacatgggagtagtagaggagagggtattctcccaactcgagtgccccctcgcttatttccgttatattgacgacactttcgtcaaagctacttccacccaaGCCttcgagaacctaaggaggacctttgaggacaacagcatcctccacttcacccttgagaacagcgtcgacaaca GGTCTGACAGCGCCcgccaggggtccgacagcactagagataggtccgacagtgccagccaggggtccgacaaccccaccaacggatctagagacatcaagctttactacaaaggcctcattcaCGCATAA